A region of Gammaproteobacteria bacterium DNA encodes the following proteins:
- a CDS encoding C40 family peptidase, whose product MPGRRLLAFVLAFVCALAGCATRLESPPATTLGASIARTALDMLGTPYRYGGSDPDGFDCSGLVQYAHASHGISLPRTTALQYRHVRQEPPNLQPGDVLFFRISGRVSHSGIYLGHGRFVHAPSSGKQVSVTRTDNPYFRDRLAGVRRFR is encoded by the coding sequence ATGCCCGGGCGTCGCCTGCTCGCTTTCGTGCTGGCGTTTGTGTGCGCGCTGGCTGGCTGCGCGACACGTCTTGAGTCGCCACCCGCAACCACGCTCGGCGCATCCATCGCCCGCACTGCACTGGACATGCTCGGCACGCCTTATCGCTACGGCGGCAGCGATCCCGACGGTTTCGACTGTAGCGGCCTGGTGCAGTACGCCCATGCCAGTCACGGTATCAGCCTGCCAAGAACCACCGCGCTGCAGTACCGGCATGTGCGCCAGGAACCGCCAAACCTGCAGCCCGGCGACGTGCTGTTTTTCCGCATTAGCGGCCGTGTCTCCCACTCCGGCATTTACCTGGGCCACGGCCGATTTGTTCATGCACCGTCATCCGGCAAACAGGTCAGCGTCACCCGCACCGACAACCCGTATTTTCGCGATCGCCTCGCCGGGGTGCGTAGATTCCGCTGA